Genomic DNA from Desulfurivibrio alkaliphilus AHT 2:
AGTTGGATAAGCTGCGAGATTTTTGCCATTTGGGCGCAGCCGAGGGCGGCCTGGAGGTTGGTCATCCGGTAGTTGAAACCGACCGCGCTGTGCATGAATTTGTTTTCGCTGCCGAAAGCCAGCGATTTTAAAGTGCGGATCTTTTCGGCCAAGGCGTCATCATTGGTGGTGCACATCCCCCCCTCGCCGGTGGTGATGATCTTGTTGGCGTAGAAGCTGAAGCAGCCGATGCTTCCCAGCCCGCCGACCCGGTTGCCGCGGTATTCGGCGCCGTGGGCCTCGGCGCAGTCCTCGATTACCGCCAGGCTGTGGCGGTCAGCCAGGGCCAGCACCGGGTCCATGTCCACCGGGTGGCCGAAGAGGTGAACCACCATAATTGCCTTGGTCCGGGGAGTGATTTTTTCCTCCAGCAGGGCCGGATCAAGGTTGAGGGTATCGGTTTCGATATCGATGGGAACAGGGGTGGCTCCCTGGTAATGAACGGCGAAAAAGGTGGCCATGTTGGTCAGAGTCGGGACCAGGACCTCGTCACCGGGACCCACCTCAAGGGCGGCCAGGGCAACATGGAGGGCGGCGGTGCCGCTGGAAACCGCGATACCGTGGGAGCAGCCGCACCAGGCGGCGAACTCCCGTTCGAAGCGGCCGAGGTAGTCGCCGAAGAAGCCGGAAATGGCTCCGGCTTCCAGGGCGGCCAGAACGTTGGCCCGTTCCTCTTCCCCCAGAACCGGCTGGGCCACCGGGATGGTTTTCATGCCCCTTCGTCCTCGTTCGATGGGATCAGGGGTTCGACCAGCCGGAAGGTATCGGTTTCGTATTGGCTGCCGCTGCGCGGCCCCTGGCAGAAGGCAAGCAGTACAGAGTCCTCCAGGGCTTCAAAAGCGTGGCTCTCCAGCGGCGGCGAGACCGCCAGGTCTCCTTTGACCATGATGGCCTCTTCCGCCGGCTGGTCCGGCTTTTGCGAACGATATCGACACTTTCCTGCCAGGATAAAGGTGTATTGGGTGGTTTCCCGGTGGTAGTGGTTGCCCCGCACCGCTCCTTGGCGGCTGGTGATCACCGTCAGGGAGTCAAAGGGAATTTTTTCCACAATATCGACAATTTCGCCTCTGGCATCGGCAAAGGCGGGTTTTTTACTCGTCAGTTGCATTGAGTGGCTCTCCAGAATGCTGGTTTTGATCCATTGGGGTCAAACAATGGTCGGGGTCGGGATCGGGATGATGAATTTTCCTCCTCTTTCCCGGTACTCCGCCAGGTTGTCCATAATCTCGGCAGCGAAGTTCCAGGCCAGCAGCAGGGCATAGTCCGGCATCTGCTCCAGCAGGGCGGCGTCGGCTTGAACCGGGATATGGGTGCCGGGAGTGAAGCGGCCGATTTTAAGGGTCGATTTTTCGGTAACGAAATCCAGGGTTTCCGTGCCGATCCGGCAGTAGTTGAGCAAGGTCATTCCTTTGGCCGGGGCGCTGACCGCAGCCAACCGCTTGCCCTGGTGCTTGAGCTGGTGCAGCAGCAAGCGCAACTCCCGCCGGTTGTCCGCCACCGCTGCGGCAAAGCGGTTAAGAACCGCAAGATCGTAGATGCCTTGGTCCTCCTCCGCTTGGATCATCTTTCCCACCACCGGCGCCACGGGGTGCTGACCCCGACGTCCAATGTAAACCCGGAAGGAGCCGCCATGGATGTCACGCTCCTCGACATCGAAAATCTCCATGCCGAATTCCCCAAAGAAATTTACCAGGGGTTTGAGTGAGAGATAGGAGAGATGCTCGTGGTAAATGGTGTCGTATTCCAGGTGGTTGAGCAGATTGACGAAATAGGGTGCCTCAAAGATGAACACCCCCTGCTGGTGCAGAAGAAAATTGATTGCGTGCATGAAGCTGCGCAGATCGTTGACATGGGCAAAAACGTTGGTGGCGGTGACCACCGCGGCATGGCCCTTGGCGGCCACGATCTCCCGGGCCACTTCATGGCCGAAAAATTCATTGAGGGTTTCGATTCCCCGTTTCTCGGCGATGCGGACGATGTTGCTGGCCGGGTCGACTCCCAAAATCCTGGTGCCGTGATTGCGGAAAGCTTCCAGCAAAATCCCGACATTACTGCCGATATCGACTACCAGGTCGTCGGGGTTCAGGCCCAGCCGCCGGGAGGCGGTGGTGGCGAATTCTTCCCAGTGGAGCCGGCCCGCGCGGGTAGTAGAGGATTCATAAGGATAGTCGTGCCGGTAGAGGACCTCCGGCGAGACCACGTAGCTGAGCTGGATAAAGCCGCAGGCCCGGCAGAGCATGACTTCCAGCGGGTACCAGGTTTCCGGCTCCTGTAGTTGTTCGCGACGCAGGAAGCCGTCTGCCGGAGGGGTAAAGCCCAGGTCGAGAAATTTTGCCAGGTTGGTGCTGCCGCAAAGCCTGCAAGCCATGGTAGATCCTCTTAAGATCAAGTTCACCCTGATTGTCCGAAGATGCGGTGGTGCTAAATCCTTACCAGATCTTCGGGTAAAACAGCGCTCGGGTCAGCATGCCGCCGGTCCGGTGCAGCGGCTTGAACAGAAAACAGGAGCCGTGGGCCGCGAACCAGTAAGCAGCCAGCGAGGCAATTACCGCCCCCATCCCGCCATAGATGGGTATCAGCCAGTAGTTGAGGCCGACATTGAGCAGGCACCCCAAGGTGACGGTCACCAGATAGATCCGGGTCCAGTTCATCACCGTCAAAAAGGAACTGCGGGCCATTTCCAGGCCGGCGAAGACATTGGCCCAGATCAGGACCGCCAGCAACAGGCCGCCCGAGGCGTAATCGGCGCCAAATAGCAGCGGCACCAGCCAGTGGGCCAGCAGGGCCACCGGCACGGCCACCGCGTACATGGTCAGGGCGGTCAGATTATAAAATTTCTGCAGCCGTTCGTAAAAAAGTTCCTCGCTGGTGGCGCGGGCTTCCACAATGGCGGGAAAAACCGACCAATAGAGCGCGGTGGGGATAAACAGCCAGACCTCGGCCATTCGTACCGCCACCGAGTAAATGCCCACCTCCTGGTGCCCGGCCATTTCCCCAAGCATTACCTGGTCGATTCGTAAATATACCATTACCACCAGGCCGGCAAGCATTAACGGCCAACTGTCATACAGCAGTTTTTTCGCTTTTTTCAGCCTTGCCTGCCATTGGCGCAAGCTGCCGCTTTTCAGTGTATATGCAATAATCAGGCCTGCGGCCCCGAGCATGACCTCGAGCAGCGCCACCCAGGCAAAGTAAATTAACTGGGCGCCGGCCACAATCAGGCCGATTTTGAGCAGAGAACAGAACAGAAAGGCGCTGTTTCTGGCCAGCACCGCATATTTGGCCTGGACCTGAGAGTGGAACCAGAACTCGATAACATGGAAGGCTTGAAAAAGGGCCCCGGCGGCGATGATTCCCACCAGCCAATGGCTGAGATCGTCATCCGGGCGCAGCACCATTACGGTGCCCAGCGCCGCCAGCAGGCTGACTGCTCCGCCGAACAGGCGCAGCAGCAGAGAGGTGCCGAGGATCTCGTTTCTGGCCTCCGGTCGGCGGACGATTTCGCGCACCATGATATCATCCAGCCCCAGCGAGCCCAGGGCCGCAAAAAGACCCACCAGGGCCAAAGCATAGCTGAAGAGGCCGAACTGCTCCGGCCCCAGGTAGCGGGCCAGCCAGATTCCCACCACCAGTCCGACCGTCATCCGCACCAGATGGTCGCCAAACTGCCACCCGGTATTGCCGACCACGTTCTGCAGGTAGGCCCGGCCCTCAACTTGCCTCTTGATAAAGGTTGGTAGAAATCTGGTCCAGAATTTATTCATGCCCGCCTTTTTGCAGTTGATTTTCCATAAGCCTCAGACCAAAAGAGGCCGATCCGGGTGCATGCCTTTTAAAAATTCCTCGCAGGGAAGGCACGGGATTCCCTTTATTTCCAGCCTCTCTTGGCCGAGGTGGAGCAAAAGTACGGAAGCTTCCGGGTAATCCTCCCGAAAGGCCTGCAGGCCGCGCAGATCTTTACCGTGCACATGGGCAGCATGTTTGACCTCGATGGCCGTGAAAACATCTTGGCCGTAAAGGACAAAATCCACTTCATTGCCCGACTTGGTGCGCCAGTAATAAAGGCGGGCATCTGATTGCCGGTAGGCGATCCAGGCTCTCAGGTGCTGTGCCACAAGTCCTTCCAGCGCCGGACCCGCGATTTCTGAGGGTCGATCCAGAGGGCCCGTGGGTCGTAGGGAACGGAACACGCCGGCGTCGAAATAATAAAATTTAGAGTGTGCCACAAGATGACGCTTGGCGCGACGAGTGAAAACCGGCACCCGAAAAGCCAATAGCAGATCTTCAAGAATGACCAGGTAGCCCTCCGCTGTTTTGCGGCCCACTTGGCACTCCCGCGCCACTTCAGCCAGATTGAGCTGGTTGCCATGGGAAAAACTGATGGCCTCAAGGAAGCGAGAAAAGGCACCGATGTCGCGGACCAGCGCTTCGGCCTGCACCTCTTCCCGCAGGTACAGCGAAGCGTAAGCACGCAATGTGGCGGCTGAATCCGGGGAGCTCCAAACAAGGGGCACCAGGCCGATCTCCAATGCTTTGGATAAATTGAAGGAATCCTCCAGTTCCGCCGCCATGAACGGATGCATACCGGCTTCGACCAGCCGCCCTGCCAACAGGTTGTATCCACCCCGCCGCAGCTTGCGAGCGCTGGAGCCGGTGAGCACAAAGCGCAGCCTCCGGTCTGATTCCACCAGTTGATGGACAACATCCAGCAAGGTGGGCACCTTCTGGACTTCGTCGATCACCACCTCTCTTGCTTTCGGCCGACCGGCCACCAGCTCGCGGAGCCGCTCCGGGCGGGCCTGGTAAAGCCGTTGTGTCTCCGGATCCAGCAGGTCAACCCTGATGGCGCCGGGCAATATGGTTTGCAGCCAAGTGGATTTGCCGGTTCCTCGCGGCCCGAAAAGAAAAAAACTGCCGTTCGGACTCTGGAAAAAACGTCTTATTATTTCCATTTTTGCTTCCTTTTTGGATACGTAGTTTCCTTTATGATACAAAGAGCACGATCGTGAAAAAAAGGCAATCGGAAAGAAAAAGTTGGAGGGAAGAGTCATTCGGGCAAAAGTTTTGCGCCTGTTACCTGTTTTAATAATGGTCGGGGGTATCTCATTTTGGCAATTTATACCTTTAACTATGCTGACCGGATGTTGGATTATTGGACTACGATCACCTCTCGTTGGGGCGAAATAATGCCGACCATTTTCAGCATGGGGATCGTATGGTCGATACAAGTATTCTGTGAAAAAGCCAGGCCTCGCCAGGAAAGCACCAAGGCGACCTCAACCGGCTCGCTGCGATTCCAGTCATGGATTTTCTCGAGGATTATTTTCTGGTCGGCTCGATAGCCATAGTAGGGAAAAGAAAAGAAGCTCAGGGCATTGGTTATCAGAATAAAGGATACCACCGGGGCTAGCCAGATCAACTTCCGGTCTCGCCAGCAGGATAAAATCACCGCCCCAAACCATAAAGACATGCTCCAGGCGGCAATCAGAACGGTGTCCCGTCCTAGGTTATGGCCCCCGAAACGATAAGGAATGTTGGGCAGGCCTATTATCACGATAAAAAGCAGGTTGCCGGCAAGAAGCCAGAGTTATTGTCAAATCTGGTGTACGGAGTCCTCAGGCGGCCATCCGCATAGGTTGATCTGACACCTTGATTCCGTTTTTGAATTGTATGCCGGTGACGACCTCAGCCAGCCGGCGAAATCCCTTGATCTTTTTCCATCTTTTTTCAGCGCTTTGCAGCAGCTTAAAGACCATGGTCAGGGTGGTGTCCCTGGAACCGCAGTTCCGTGATCTCTTGCTGCGCAGGCGCACAGTGGCAAAGGCCGACTCGATGGGGTTGGTGGTCCTGATATGCACCCAGTGTTCGGCTGGAAAATCGTAAAAAGCCAGCAACTCGTCCCGGTCCTTGGCCAGGCACTCCATGGCCTTGGGGTATTTGTCTTCGAAACGGGCCAGCATACGATCAAAAGCCTGGCTGGCATCTTCCTTGGTCTCAGCCATCCAGATATCATGCAAATCAGCCTTGGCCTTGAGCTGAAGCTTTTTGGGCATCTTGTTCAGCACGTTGGCCGTTTTGTGAACCCAGCAGCGTTGGTGGCGGGTCTTCGGATAGACCCTGCCCAAGGCGTTCCAGAACCCCAAGGAACCATCGCCAACCGCCAACTCGGGGCCTGTGGTCAGGCCCCGAGCCCGCAGCCCGGCGAGAAGTTCATACCAGCTGTCGCTTGACTCCCGGTAGCCATCCTCCACCGCTATCAGTTCCTTGTGCCCCTGGTCGGTAACTCCAATGATCACCAGCAGGCAAAGCTTGTCATCCATGCGGACGTTGCTGTAGATGCCATCCACCCACCAGTAAACGTAGCGTTTTCCGTTCAGGTCACGTTGCCGCCATTTGGTGTGCTCGGCCAGCCATTTGGCTTTCAAGCGGGAGATGGTGTTGGCCGACAACCCCTTGGCCTGTTCCCCGAGGAGTGCGGCCAGGGCCTCCTGGTAATCGCCGGTGGAAATTCCTCGCAGGTAAAGCCAGGGCAGCAACTCATCGACACTGCGCGCCCGCTTCAGATAAGGCGGCAACAAACTGCTGTTGAACTTGAGGCCTTGGCCGCTACGATCTCGCACCTTGGGAACTTTGACCTCGACATCGCCGATTCCGGTCTGGATCGTGCGACCGGGAAGATAGCCGTTTCGGACCACTGTCCTGCGGCCATCTTCCAAGCGGCTGGAGTATTGGGCCATGAAGGCCTGTAATTCAGCTTCTACGGCCTGGGCAATCAGCATCCTGGCACCATCGCGCAAAAGGTCGGTAAGCGGGTCGGCGACATTGTTTCCTTGTTGTGAAAGAGCGGTTGGGGTAGACTTGGTCATGGCGTATCCTCCTGTGTTGGCTGTGATCGTCGTGGTGATCAATCAACCTGGATGATACGCCATTTTCCTCAGTTATCCCATACACCAGATTTGACTATAACCCTATCCTGGGACAGGCCGTATGCCTCTCCGGCGGTGTCGGAATTAACCCATTGCAGATAGCCGTCGGCGAAAAACACCGTAAAGGTGATCAGTGCAATGGCGATTAGTGCACCGGTGCGCAGCAATTTGTTTGTGATCATTGGGCTTAACTCCTAGTTGTCGCCATTGTTGCTGAATGCAGCGTTTCGAGGTTTCGCAAGTGTTCCCGGTCCAGGCTCTTCAGCCTTTCCCTGCAATATTGAAGGTGTGAGGCGGTTGATCAGGTAAAGGGGGCGCTGTTTGGCTTCGTTGAATAATCTTCCGAGGTATTCGCCAATCATGCCCAGGGCCATTAATTGGACTCCCCCCAGGAAGAGGATTACGACCATCAGCGAGGGATAGCCGCGGACGGGGTCACCGAAGATCAGAGTTTTGTAAAATACCAGTATGGCGCCGATGAAGGCGCCAAAAGCGGTCAGCAGGCCGACATAGGTGGCAAGTTTAAGGGGGGCGATGGAAAAAGATGTGAATCCCTCGAGGGCGAAGTTCCATAGGCGCCAGTAGCTCCACTTACTTTTGCCGGCGAAACGGGGTTCGCGCTGATAGGGGACCGCCACTTGAGTGAATCCAACCCAGGCGAAGAGCCCCTTCATAAAGCGATGCCGCTCTCGCAGCAGCCGCAGTGCTTCGACGGCCCGCCGGCTGAGAAGGCGGAAATCGCCGGTGTTCTCGGGAATCTTCACTCGGCTGAGGGTGTGTATGGCACGGTAGAAAAGCCTCGCCGTTGTTTTTTTTAGCCACGTTTCGCCATCTCGGGCAATTCGTTGAGCAAACACTACATCGTAGCCATCCTGCCATTTTTGGATCAGTTCCGGAATCAATTCCGGAGGGTCCTGCAAGTCGGCGTCTATTACGACCACCGCGTCGCCATGGGCATGGTCCAGCCCGGCTGACATAGCGATCTCTTTGCCAAAATTTCGGCTCAGGTCAATAATCGCCACCCGAGGGTCATTGAAATTGCTGATAATTTCCAGCG
This window encodes:
- a CDS encoding DegT/DnrJ/EryC1/StrS family aminotransferase; protein product: MKTIPVAQPVLGEEERANVLAALEAGAISGFFGDYLGRFEREFAAWCGCSHGIAVSSGTAALHVALAALEVGPGDEVLVPTLTNMATFFAVHYQGATPVPIDIETDTLNLDPALLEEKITPRTKAIMVVHLFGHPVDMDPVLALADRHSLAVIEDCAEAHGAEYRGNRVGGLGSIGCFSFYANKIITTGEGGMCTTNDDALAEKIRTLKSLAFGSENKFMHSAVGFNYRMTNLQAALGCAQMAKISQLIQLKREVAQEYNRLLTDCPELQLPVEKGYAHNVYWMYHVVLAGHAAGRRAEVMAKLAAAGIETRETFIPYNLQQHLPLAAHIGREDCPRANAVAQRGFYLPSGPVLAQEQIAHIAEQLLTAVAAT
- a CDS encoding polysaccharide biosynthesis C-terminal domain-containing protein; amino-acid sequence: MQLTSKKPAFADARGEIVDIVEKIPFDSLTVITSRQGAVRGNHYHRETTQYTFILAGKCRYRSQKPDQPAEEAIMVKGDLAVSPPLESHAFEALEDSVLLAFCQGPRSGSQYETDTFRLVEPLIPSNEDEGA
- a CDS encoding class I SAM-dependent methyltransferase; translated protein: MACRLCGSTNLAKFLDLGFTPPADGFLRREQLQEPETWYPLEVMLCRACGFIQLSYVVSPEVLYRHDYPYESSTTRAGRLHWEEFATTASRRLGLNPDDLVVDIGSNVGILLEAFRNHGTRILGVDPASNIVRIAEKRGIETLNEFFGHEVAREIVAAKGHAAVVTATNVFAHVNDLRSFMHAINFLLHQQGVFIFEAPYFVNLLNHLEYDTIYHEHLSYLSLKPLVNFFGEFGMEIFDVEERDIHGGSFRVYIGRRGQHPVAPVVGKMIQAEEDQGIYDLAVLNRFAAAVADNRRELRLLLHQLKHQGKRLAAVSAPAKGMTLLNYCRIGTETLDFVTEKSTLKIGRFTPGTHIPVQADAALLEQMPDYALLLAWNFAAEIMDNLAEYRERGGKFIIPIPTPTIV
- a CDS encoding flippase — encoded protein: MNKFWTRFLPTFIKRQVEGRAYLQNVVGNTGWQFGDHLVRMTVGLVVGIWLARYLGPEQFGLFSYALALVGLFAALGSLGLDDIMVREIVRRPEARNEILGTSLLLRLFGGAVSLLAALGTVMVLRPDDDLSHWLVGIIAAGALFQAFHVIEFWFHSQVQAKYAVLARNSAFLFCSLLKIGLIVAGAQLIYFAWVALLEVMLGAAGLIIAYTLKSGSLRQWQARLKKAKKLLYDSWPLMLAGLVVMVYLRIDQVMLGEMAGHQEVGIYSVAVRMAEVWLFIPTALYWSVFPAIVEARATSEELFYERLQKFYNLTALTMYAVAVPVALLAHWLVPLLFGADYASGGLLLAVLIWANVFAGLEMARSSFLTVMNWTRIYLVTVTLGCLLNVGLNYWLIPIYGGMGAVIASLAAYWFAAHGSCFLFKPLHRTGGMLTRALFYPKIW
- a CDS encoding ATP-binding protein; protein product: MEIIRRFFQSPNGSFFLFGPRGTGKSTWLQTILPGAIRVDLLDPETQRLYQARPERLRELVAGRPKAREVVIDEVQKVPTLLDVVHQLVESDRRLRFVLTGSSARKLRRGGYNLLAGRLVEAGMHPFMAAELEDSFNLSKALEIGLVPLVWSSPDSAATLRAYASLYLREEVQAEALVRDIGAFSRFLEAISFSHGNQLNLAEVARECQVGRKTAEGYLVILEDLLLAFRVPVFTRRAKRHLVAHSKFYYFDAGVFRSLRPTGPLDRPSEIAGPALEGLVAQHLRAWIAYRQSDARLYYWRTKSGNEVDFVLYGQDVFTAIEVKHAAHVHGKDLRGLQAFREDYPEASVLLLHLGQERLEIKGIPCLPCEEFLKGMHPDRPLLV
- a CDS encoding IS256 family transposase, encoding MTKSTPTALSQQGNNVADPLTDLLRDGARMLIAQAVEAELQAFMAQYSSRLEDGRRTVVRNGYLPGRTIQTGIGDVEVKVPKVRDRSGQGLKFNSSLLPPYLKRARSVDELLPWLYLRGISTGDYQEALAALLGEQAKGLSANTISRLKAKWLAEHTKWRQRDLNGKRYVYWWVDGIYSNVRMDDKLCLLVIIGVTDQGHKELIAVEDGYRESSDSWYELLAGLRARGLTTGPELAVGDGSLGFWNALGRVYPKTRHQRCWVHKTANVLNKMPKKLQLKAKADLHDIWMAETKEDASQAFDRMLARFEDKYPKAMECLAKDRDELLAFYDFPAEHWVHIRTTNPIESAFATVRLRSKRSRNCGSRDTTLTMVFKLLQSAEKRWKKIKGFRRLAEVVTGIQFKNGIKVSDQPMRMAA
- a CDS encoding glycosyltransferase family 2 protein; translated protein: MEDQTFTLTVVVPVYNEAEVLPTLQHRLITVLDGLLKAAWEIIYVNDGSTDNSLEIISNFNDPRVAIIDLSRNFGKEIAMSAGLDHAHGDAVVVIDADLQDPPELIPELIQKWQDGYDVVFAQRIARDGETWLKKTTARLFYRAIHTLSRVKIPENTGDFRLLSRRAVEALRLLRERHRFMKGLFAWVGFTQVAVPYQREPRFAGKSKWSYWRLWNFALEGFTSFSIAPLKLATYVGLLTAFGAFIGAILVFYKTLIFGDPVRGYPSLMVVILFLGGVQLMALGMIGEYLGRLFNEAKQRPLYLINRLTPSILQGKAEEPGPGTLAKPRNAAFSNNGDN